The genomic interval CAAGGtacttgctttttgagacagagtctccctgtgtagcccaaaCGAGCCTGAAGCTTACCCTTCTACCTTGACCTCTAAGTGCTAAGGCTGCTCTGGTGTgggccactgtgcctggcatCAATgtctttcaaaagaagaaactgagtctTAAGGAAGGCCACCAGCCTCCTTCAGGTCACAGAGCTAGCAAAGCTGTCCAGTgttgccagacatggtggtggcgcacgcctttaataccaaatcgggaggcagaggcaagaggatctctgtgagttcgaggccagcctggtctacagagtgagatccaggacagcctggactacgtagtgagactctgtctcatcaaaagaaaggaagaaagaaagaaggaaagaaagacaaaaagaaaaggaaaaaagaggaaaggaaaccaATCTAGTCAGTGGTGGAGCACagatttgtatttggcaaagccATGTTCCCACTCTAAACTCAAGCTCACTGCGGGAGAGGCTGCCTACGAGGTACTGGGGCCAGGAGACCCACACTGTCTTCCTTCTAAGCCTGACTTCAGCCCAGTTGCCTGGACGTTACCTTTAGTCATCCTTCACCACAACTGACACACATAAGAATGTCttgagaagggggtggggggggggtgttaaaggCGGAGACCCACAGAGACCGCTGACCcgagctcataggagctcacaaactctggacccacagctagggagcctgcatgggaccgacctaggccctctgcatgtgggtgacagctgtgtagcttgtagcttggtctgtttatggggcctctggcagtgggaccgggatctgtccctgatgcacgagctggctttttggaacctattccctacgGTGGGATGCgtcgctcagccttgatgcagggggaggagcttggtcctgcctcaacttggttgaggtgccatgctttgctgactcccatgggaggcctgcccctttctgaggagtggatggggcgggggtagaaaggaggtggggggatggaatgggaggagaagggggaggggaaactgtggttggtaggtaaaataaattaataatttaaaaaaagagaatggtTTGAGAGTGTttggagttttttaaaaaaaaattgtcaggcggtggtgacgcacgccttgaatcccagcactgaggaggcagaggcaggcaaatctgtgagttcaagccagggctacacagagaaaccctatctcaaaaaacattttatatatatatgatattacaTGAGATGAAATGAGCCAGGTACAGATAGAAAAATGTCACATGATCACCTCAATGTGGACTCTGAAAGATGGCACGGCACACATGtgatttacatacatatatgctggcaaaacacatacacataaaaatttaaaaaataataaaatcatttttttaaaaaagccaggaaaaaaaagtaaataataaataggtGCAGGCACAGgggcatatgcctataattctagcacctgAGATGAAAGAAAAGGATTGCAGCTGGAGGGACACCAGGGCTGCAGAGTGTGACATCCCTTCCTCTCCCAAAAGAATGAGGAGCTGGGCCCCAGGTCAGCTGCAGAGTGTGCTTGTCTGACACAGACAAGGCCCTAGTTTGGTCTCCAACCCTGCTAAGTAAAGAGGGAACACAGTGTATTTTATGGAACGATGTGCTGCTTggttctgaaataaaaataaacacaattaataaataactAGACACCGTGgcccatgcttgtaatcctaacTCTGCAAAGGCTGAGGTAGGATCACTTTGAATTCAAGACTGTTtctaaactgggtggtggtgacgcacgcctttaatcccagcactcaggggcagaggcaggcgggtctctgtaaattcgaggccagcctagtctacacagagagttctgggccaagcagagaaaccctgtctccaaatagagaaaaagaaagaaagaaagaaagaaagaaagaaagaaagaaagaaggaaggaaggaaggaaggaaggaaggaaggaaggaaggaaggaaggaaggaaggaaggaaggaaggaaggaaagaaaggaaaactctgtttctaaataaagaaagaaactatgtCAAAGTCCTTGTTAAGCTGGGTgttgggggcacacgcctttaatcccagcactcaggaggcaaagccaggcagatctctgcgagttcaaggccagcctggtctccaaagcgagttccaggaaaggtgcaaagctacacagagaaaccctgtctcgaaaaaccaaaaggaagaaggaggaggaggaggagggggaggaggcaagAGGCTGACTCCACCCCAGCCCTTATAAAATGCAATGTTTTATGTAAATGAGCAGGATCGATGTTTGGCTACCTAGCCGTCCCTGGAGTGGACACTGGGACTTGCCAGGTCTGGGGTGTCAGGAGCTGCCTCCCTCCTCACAGGTACTGTCTCCCTGCAGCTGGGGTGCAAACTGTGGCCAGCGTGCCCCTGTCAGGCTGACCTCCAAGGACGCCCAGCTCCCCGACATTCTGTGCACCCGTGATGGCCACCTCCACCACACATGAACCCTCACTGTGGCTGTGCTGGGTCctgctgtgtagtgggtagccattccagctttgatctggaagttccaacccccactgaggcttcggtaactgtcacgcctacaaggcgggcccgagagagaggaccctgaagacccgagatccggatgcgccggctctcttggttcctggaccctggacgctggaggtagacccagcagagttctccagagaacaccgacagactgtgctacacctttcccagaccctgtaaactatcccttcacttgtaagttacccccacaaaataaacctcccttttaactacgtggagtggccttaacaATTTCACCAATACTGCTGCCCTCACcagggtgatgtttctctttctctccgcGGAGGACACCGGCCACCAGGACGTGCTGGGCTCCAGCTTCTCCGGAGGCTCCTGCGGCTCCGGCTGCTCCAGCTCTCGCCGCTTCCTGTCCCTGCTGTCCACATCCTGGACGGGGAAGGGGGGCAGTGAGAGGCCCTCCAGACACTGCGACCCTCAGGTGGCATCTCCGCCCCGCCACCCTCACACACTCCCCCCTGCTACATGACATCCCTCCCATGATCCACCCGGCCCACCCTGCCTAAGCCTCACCAGGCGGAGGATGTTGGGTCTTGGAGAGCAGATCCCTTTCTTCCCGGGGCCCTGTCCGCCCTCCAGCTCCACCCGCATGGGGTACAACAGCCACTTCCCATTGGCGATCTCGTGGGGCCACATGATGTTGAGGAAGGCAGAGCCCAGAGTGTTGAGCGACTGGCCTTGATTGGAGACCTAGGGGCCCAAAGCAGCGGAAAGAAACGAAGCTCAGGTCCTGAGCGGACCCCATGTCACAGAGAGAGGGGCGAGGCTGATGTGGGGGACCTCGGGAAGCACAACATCATCAAAGCCGCACAATCTAGACCAGACTGGGCATCGTTCTCGCCTCATACCAAACCAGGACAAGCTGGACAGGTGTGGGGGGGTCTGGGACAAGCCAGGGCAAAGTATTAAGGAAAGCTATAGACTCTGCCCAAGATCCCACTCCAGCTGGGGCCCCAGGAGACTCATCcctctgagttctttttttttttaagatttatttatttattatgtatacagtgttctgcctgcatgtatctctgcaggccagaagagggcgccagatctcattacagatggttgtgagccaccatgtggctgctgggaattgaactcaggacctctggaagagcagccagtgctcttgaccactgagccatctctccagcccctcctctgagTTCTTAATGCCCCCCAGACCTGCAGATGAGATGGCCTGTGCAGATGACTCACAGAGACCCCAGCACCAACACGGGCTTAGAGTCACGTCTGCCCAGTGCAGAGGCCTGGAACCCCAGGGCCGCCACCATGCCTCCATGTGAGAAAAGAGCCCATACCTTGAGGCATGTCTCAGCAGCCTCTTCTCTGAGGCCGCACAGCAGGATGCTTACCGTGACCTCGTACTTGACCTTGCTGCCCACATCCCTCTCTGACCGCATGGCACTCTCACCCTTCACCTCGCCGGAGAAGAAGAGTTGCTGGGGAGTGGCCACCCTGGTTGTGGGGAGATGAGAGTGGGGAATGAGGGGGCCTGGGAGCTCCAGCCAAATGGAGCCAAAAGGGTAAGGCAGAACCAAAGCCACGCACTGGGAGCGGCAGAGGGACCCACGCAAGCAACGCCTACCCTGAAATGGACAGCGGCAACTCAATGAAGACGTGAGCTCGAACAGAGACCGGGTGCAGCTCCTGCTCACTGATCCTGGTAAGCAAACATGGGAACGTGGGGGCAGTCGGCACAGGAACCGCCACGAGGCACGTGAAGCCTCTCTAAGTAACCCAACCTGCCCACCTCCGGTCTTACGTGGCCAACAGAAGCTCCACCTCCAGCTCTGTGGTCTCGATCGTGATTCCAGAGGTGCTGAGGATGAGGTAGAAAGTGACCTGCCAAGTGTGGAAAGGCAGGTGAGTCAGGGGAGATGGGTCTTAAGGACGGGCCACTCAGACAGAGAAACAGCTAGATATGCCAACCTGGGCACCTCTCTTCATAGGGTTCCCCAGCTCACACTCGACATGAGAGGCATTCTCATTGGACAGGCAGAGCGGCTTCTCCTGGAtcagggagggaaggacaggtcAGTTTGGGTTACTGAATCCCTCAAGGTCTCATCTCACGtgaatacacaatggagttttactcagtcataaagaacaaaactatgtctgggcagtggtggtggtggtggtggtggtggtggtggtggtggtggtggtggtggtggtggtggtagtagtagtggtgcactcctttaatcccagcactgggaggcagagccaggcggatctctgtgagttcgaggccagcctgggctacagagtgagttccaggaaaggtaccaaagctgcacagaaaaactctgtctcagaaaaaaacaaaaacaaaaaaggaacaaaactaTATCATatgcaggaaaatgggtggacCTGAAGATCGCCacgtaaaacaaaacaagccagactcagaaagacaaacatcacactTTCTCTCATATAAGAAAtctagccaggtggcagtggcacactcCAGCCAGCCATATTAGAGATCCCTACATCCCAgcactagaggcagaggcaggtggatctctgtgagttggaggccagcctgggctacagagtgagctccaccACCACGTCGGCCTGCAGGCCGCCATGCTTCCTgatatgatgataatggactaaacctttgaacttaaacaaccccagttaaatgctttcctttataagagttgccgtggtcatggtctctctccacagcaatagaaaccccaactatgACAGAGAGGAAGAGTATGGGAATGACTATGATGAGCTAAGCATAGTGACATATGGGTTTGAAAATATCATAAAGAGACCAATAACtactgggaaaaaaaaggaaataaaaattaaaaggaaccCACTATGTACTGTCCCAGGTTCTTACCACAGTGTCCAGGGCCCGGACACCTGAGTAGTGTAATGAGGCTGGTAGGGTGACCAGGAGCTGGGCTTCGTGGGCGTCATCGCCATCTGCCTGAGGCTGGGCCGGATCCGAGGGCAGGTTGGTGACCGTCAGCTCCAGGCCTATGAACGGCTGCCCACTCAGTGCAAACAGGGCCCTTGTTCCATCCACGTCCCTGGAGGACGGGACCCAGCTCAGTGTAGGACCTGAGCCTCCCAGCACCTCCCCGCTTCCAGCCCCCAGTCAAGTGCAGACTGTCACGCCAGGCCCCCAAACcacacacaaaccaaaccaaacaaactctTTCAATGCACCAATGCATCAGGAGACCTCCATTCTTACGCTAACTCCACCACTTTCTGTACCAACAgcggcctctctgggcctctgatCTCCACCCACAACAGGGAGCCAATCATCCCTACCTCACAGAGGGGTGAACACTGTGATGGCGTGTCCATAAAACACACGGTATTATACAGACTAGGAACACTGTTCTCTGGCCAGGACCCTGTGGTCCCATCCCCCGGCCCTCACCTTGGTCTTCTGAATCAGAGCCCTTGTGTGACCCCTCTGAAGAGGCTTCCTGCATTTGCTGAGGCCTGGCCCTCTcctccccgacacacacacacacacacacacacacacacacacacacacacacacacacacacacacgctctccaCCCTTCTCACATGGGCAGAGGCTGGAACTCGGTGTCGCTGGTCCGGGAACAGAATCGGGCCTGCACCAGCTGCAGGTTGCTCTGACAGATCTTATCTTCGCCACAGCCTTGCTTCAGGAAGTGGATCTGAGGAGAGTGTTCAGGAGATCATGTCTGAGGTCAAATGTGTCACCGAGGCATACGGTGCCTTAGAGACACATGAGATTAAACAACTCCGGGCTGGTCCATAGGCAGACCACATTCCCCAGTCCAGACTGTACACACTAGATTCCACACAGAGCCTGTGAAATACAGTGAAGGCTACCACCACTGGGGTGCCGAGAGAGAATCACGCAATGAGCCCTAGCTGCCCCTTCCAGCTGAATGGGAGAGAGGTGATTTGTCCATCTCAGCAGATGACGGGGCCTTGATTATCCCAGGACCCTGAGCGACGACAGGGAGTAAGGGAGCAGGAGCACTGTCCTCTTAGACTAGGAAGGAGCACACGGCCATCTGACCTTTGAGGTATTGCATCACCTACATTATACAGCATTTCACCGGACTCCATGTGTGGGAGGGCTTTGCAAGAGGCAAGTGGGAGGCACCAGGACCACTGGCCCTCCCAGCTCCACTTCCCCCATGCTCACCTCTGTCCTCTGGGTGCTGGGCTGGTGAGCATTGAGGATGGGAGCCACAGGGGGCAGCCCCTGGCCGGGAGCTTGTCGCCGTAACCGAGGGGTTTGGAGACTGTACAGCAGGGTCACCACAATGGCCCGAAGCTTGTCTTTGACATTTTCCTGGAAGGGAAAGATTGTTCCTCACTGGAACAACCGCAAGCCCCAGCCCTGACCGGGGGGCCCCCACCAGTACGCTGAAGACTCTCCTCAAGCTGGGAAAGGAattgagggagacagagacacaagtgGGAAAGTCGTGAGGATGAGAAGAGAGACCACCGCAGGAAGGAGCTTTCCCTTAGGGTGAGGACCAGACTTCACCTCACAGATATGTGAAAGCAGCAGACAGTGGCCTATATaaaaagttctaggccagcctgggctacatacaggaCACTCCATCtcgataaaaaataaataaataaataacagaaaatcaGGCAGAGAAGTAAAAGTAGGTAGAAAGGAGCTCAAAGGGGGGACTGCTTaatatctagattttttttaaaaaaaatgtggaattCTTCACAAATTTATGTGTCATCCTCAGGCAGAAGTCATGCTACCTTTCTCTGTCATtccaattttaatatatatgctgtcagtgtgtgtgtgtgtgtgtgtgtgtgtgtgtgtgtgtgtatctgtgtgggggtataaacacatgaatgcaggtatccaaagaagccagaagggtgtcaggtctcctggagctggagttgcagggcATTCCTGGCCCCCCAAGGTGGGTACTGGGACCCAAACCTGGGTCACCTGCAAGAGCAGGACGatctcttagctgctgagcatctttctagcccctggGAGCCCAGAGCTTACAACAAGGTGTGAGTGCGGCCGGGAAGAGGCCAGGAAAAGGCATGTAATAATAACGGTGTCACTTAGAGACCAGAAGGCAGTGCTCACTTGCAGCTGGAACGTGCTGTCTCCACAGACCCGGTCACGCTGGTGCTTCAACAACACAGTGCCCGAGGACTGATGCTTGAGGTCATCCGGGCCTCGGCTCAGGAAGGTCACCCGTGGGACCTGACCCCGGAGCCTCCGGTCTGTGTCCCCATCTAAGATGTAATCCAGGGCTGTGGCATGGAGGGAGAAGAGCGAAGTCGGTGAGCTGAGGACCCTGTTCCCGGGGTGCCCTCCTCTCTACCCTGGAAGCCATCCGGGTGAGGACTCACCCACTGCAGGGTTGTAGCTTCTGGGCTCAGCAGTGTAGCTGAAACAGATCCTTACGTCCACGCTGCAGGGCAAATGGAGGCTCTTGAGCAAGCAAGACCCCAAACCCCCTTCTGCCACAGCCCAGACCCACACtaaggaagagaggcagaggaagcaagtGCGGCGTCCTCCCCCGCTCCCCCTTCTCGTCTCTCCTCACCAGACCAAGCGTCCATCAGCGCAGTTGGGCTGCTCCAGGTCGATGGCTCTCGGGGCAATGAAGATCTCTTGGGAGACGTGAAGAACAGGTCTGGCCCTGGGCACGGAGAGTTCATTGGGTAGGGAAGGAGAGGCTGTGAGGTTAGGCGCCCTCCGCAGGTTCCTAGTGAGACGGGAATGAAGTCGGAGCTACAGGAGGGTCGGACAGCCCGGCGGCCTACCTAAAGAGCGCAGCAGTATCAGCCAGGGAGCCCACGAGCAGGTCGGGGTAGTCGTTTCCGTCCACATCCAGGCCACCGGACAGGGAGTAACCAAAGCTCTTGATGCTCACAGCCTCACCCTCCAGCACCTGGAGACCAAAGAGTCAGCCTCCTCGAACCCCAGTTTTCCCaagcccccctcccctgcccccagcagCCCTTACTCCCCCCAGGATCATCCCCTCACATCCACGACTCCCCTCACCTGTGAAGGTTTGACAACCACCCCCAGGCTGCTTCCGTGGTAGATAAAGACTTTCCCATCTCCATCAAAGGGCGCTCCCACGGCAATATCTGGGGGGCATGAGAAGAAGCATCATGGGGCTGTGGAGGAGGATGGACAAGGGCCATACCCAGTTTCCCTCGTCCAAGTCCTGCAGGATACGTTTCCAGTTGCATTGAGGAACTGCACACATCATTTTTCAATCCTCGTGGCCGCTCCCTCCAGATATCACTAGCTCAGCTTGGCTGAGTCATAGTGGAAATCCACTCCACCCCTCCCCGCACTGAGCTTTCCCAATCCCAGTCACACCTGGGAAGCCATCTTGGTTGAGGTCCCCTAAGACAGCCAAGCTGATTCCAAACATGGAGTCGGGGGAGCCACAGATCCGGAGAGGAGGGACATCTGCCCAGTGGCCACCCTggttcatgtacacatacacagcacCTCCCAGCTCTTCTTGGCGCTCAAAGAAGTAAGGGGCACCCACAATCAGGTCTGGCCAGctgtggaagagagagacagtATGGGGCCCTCTAGACCAAGGGAGTCGGGACGAAGTGCAGAAGCCACTCCTGGACCCAGGGGCACACCCCTCTCGTTTCCTCTCACCCGTCATTGTTGAGATCAGCCACAGCCAGCGAGTAGCCAAAGCCGGAGGTCAAGCGCTCCCCAGACAAGACAACCTCGGGTATCAGGCGGCTGGCGCTATCCTTGCGCAGAATGACCACGGCCCCCTTGTGGTTGGCACGGGGAGCCCCAGCCACAAAACTCAGCTCTTCTGCACGCAAGAGACCCTTCCCAGAGTCGATGGAGAAACCTGGGTGAGGAGATCGGTTACTATGAGTGATTTCCCAAGAGCCGGAAGCCAGGTGAGTCCCCTGGAGCCACAAGAAAGAGAGAGTTGCTCCCCAGTCACCACCGCTATGTCTGGACTATTCCTCCTCACCCACCAGGGCCTAGAAATCCTGACAGCCCTCCTGGTCGGACACACGGGATGTGACATAGACTGGGTGGCTTGGTAAGAGGGCCTGGGCCGCAGCAACGGGAGCTGGGCCAGGGCTACCACCATTCATGCCCAGCCTGGGGAACTGGAGAGTGAGGGACGTCCTTTCACACCCCGGAGGCCCCTTGACATCCAATGCACCTTCTTTACCCCCATCATCCCTACCCTGCCAGGGAGAAAGTCTTTACATATATGGGAAGAAGACATGGCCACAAGGAAGAGCTTGCCTCACCCACATGTTTCCTGGACCACATTTCATCCTTGTTCGtatgcagaagaggagatgaACAGCTACGAGGGGACTCACCCACAAGGCTAGAGCTCCCTCCAACATCAGCCCATCACCCACCCCCAGAGGAAGTTCCCTAGAGGTCAAGACTGTCCTTCCAAGCAGGGTTAACCCTGGGCCCCTCACACCATCTGGGTATTCCTCCATGAAGGCCCGTGGCTCGCCGCCCTCAGGCCTGTCAATTGTACCTAATCCTCCCCTGCAGTTTGGGCCCAGCATGTATTTCCCTGGGCATATATATTGGGGGAGAGCCGGGAAGGAAAGGACACTCCCTGGGAGAGAAGCGGGAAGGCCAGGGCCACACCCCAGGGCCCAGGACGCAGGAGCTTACAAACCTAAATAACTATTCAAGGTCAAGTCTCCGGCTGGTCCTGTGAGCCGGTCAGCAGGGTCCAAAGTTTTATACACCAGCTGGTCAGGGTCTGAGCTATCAATGTTGGTCACAAAAAGCAACCCTGTGGGGGGGTGGGCAGGTCGGAGAGAAACACCAGGGGAAAGCCAGCAGGAGACGGGAACTCAGAGCAGGGAGCGAGAGACGGAGAGAAAGGCCAGAAGGCAagaaggaaaggacaggaagaaagTGAGCGAAACCAAGAAGCCGGACACAGAAGGACGGgagcatggagagagaggaaaagagaaaggagcagAGAGTTAGAGTGGTTCTGGACCAGGGAGGGGGTCCCTACCAAAGTAGCTGTTGGCAGGGACCGGGATGAGGCTGGGGTCTTGCTCCTTCTCGCCCCCAGCCTCGTAGGGCCCGTCATCCAGGTCTGCCGGGTCCGACGAGCCCTGCACACAGAGCTCCACCCTGGCTGTGCCTGTAAGGACAGTCCTGTTAGTGCTCCAGGCGGGAGAGAGGCGCACCCCTCAGACCAGACACACACGGgaagcccctcccctcctcctcggCCCCTCCTCCTCGGCCCCGCCTCCACCACCTATCTCCCTAGCCCAAGCTTCTAGggtccccgtccccccccacacacacacacacacacacacacacacacacggcatcaCACTCACCGAGTGTCAGTTCAGCCAGTGGAAGCGTGCAGAGACGGGAATGGCAGTGATGAGGCGTGGGCTGCTGCTGTGTTGGAGCATGCAGGCCCTGACCCAGCCGTGCATGTGGGAGCTCATGCCAACATGTAGATAAACACGCGGCCATGCGATGGAGAGGAGGGACCCCCGTTCATTTATGTGCCAGCAAGATGGGAGCGGAAGGCATGGCCGTGCCCCAGTTCAATACGCCAGTGAACTCGTGGTCATGCTTGGCCATGTGCTGCTGGCAATCCCATCTCTGCGGTAAGAGGAGGTtttggtctcctcctcctccaccctccccccgTGAATGACTCACCCTTCCAGTTATAGGTTCCTGGAGCCCCAAAGACGAGGTAGTGTCTGTCGGGAGAGAAGGTGGCAGCCGTGCCCTGCTGGCAGAACCCAAACTGTTCGTGGCCCTGGGGGCGCCCCTCACAGAACTTCCACTCCCCGCCATCCAACTCATCGCGGATGGCCAGGTCCTGGCTTAACACAAAGCAGCGGCCAATCACATCCCGAGTCTCCAGGATCTGGTCCACCCTCTGTCGAGACTCATATCGGTGCGCACAGGTCTGTGAGAGAATGGGAGGTCAGGTCATTCCCCTGT from Peromyscus maniculatus bairdii isolate BWxNUB_F1_BW_parent chromosome 18, HU_Pman_BW_mat_3.1, whole genome shotgun sequence carries:
- the Itga7 gene encoding integrin alpha-7 isoform X1; translated protein: MSHTGPGNLLSSVWLSLAFSLRVEVAGRAPGDPEGRERTAWLSQLLTSALPHLYQLCYLLPASCFPGLPESRRLLVGAPQALALPGQQANRTGGLFACPLSLEETDCYRVDIDQGANVYKESKENQWLGVSVRSQGPGGKIVTCAHRYESRQRVDQILETRDVIGRCFVLSQDLAIRDELDGGEWKFCEGRPQGHEQFGFCQQGTAATFSPDRHYLVFGAPGTYNWKGTARVELCVQGSSDPADLDDGPYEAGGEKEQDPSLIPVPANSYFGFSIDSGKGLLRAEELSFVAGAPRANHKGAVVILRKDSASRLIPEVVLSGERLTSGFGYSLAVADLNNDGWPDLIVGAPYFFERQEELGGAVYVYMNQGGHWADVPPLRICGSPDSMFGISLAVLGDLNQDGFPDIAVGAPFDGDGKVFIYHGSSLGVVVKPSQVLEGEAVSIKSFGYSLSGGLDVDGNDYPDLLVGSLADTAALFRARPVLHVSQEIFIAPRAIDLEQPNCADGRLVCVDVRICFSYTAEPRSYNPAVALDYILDGDTDRRLRGQVPRVTFLSRGPDDLKHQSSGTVLLKHQRDRVCGDSTFQLQENVKDKLRAIVVTLLYSLQTPRLRRQAPGQGLPPVAPILNAHQPSTQRTEIHFLKQGCGEDKICQSNLQLVQARFCSRTSDTEFQPLPMDVDGTRALFALSGQPFIGLELTVTNLPSDPAQPQADGDDAHEAQLLVTLPASLHYSGVRALDTVEKPLCLSNENASHVECELGNPMKRGAQVTFYLILSTSGITIETTELEVELLLATISEQELHPVSVRAHVFIELPLSISGVATPQQLFFSGEVKGESAMRSERDVGSKVKYEVTVSNQGQSLNTLGSAFLNIMWPHEIANGKWLLYPMRVELEGGQGPGKKGICSPRPNILRLDVDSRDRKRRELEQPEPQEPPEKLEPSTSWWPVSSAERKRNITLDCAQGTANCVVFSCPLYSFDRAAVLHVWGRLWNSTFLEEYMAVKSLEVIVRANITVKSSIKNLLLRDASTMIPVMVYLDPVAVIAEGIPWWVILLAVLAGLLVLALLVLLLWKLGFFKRAKHPEATVPQYHAVKILREDRQQFKEEKTGTIQRSNWGNSQWEGSDAHPILDADWHPDLGPDGTPVPVTA
- the Itga7 gene encoding integrin alpha-7 isoform X2, translated to MGRIPSCDSLRPPGICYLLSFLFAGLLLPRAVAFNLDVMGALRKEGEPGSLFGFSVALHQQLQPQPQSWLLVGAPQALALPGQQANRTGGLFACPLSLEETDCYRVDIDQGANVYKESKENQWLGVSVRSQGPGGKIVTCAHRYESRQRVDQILETRDVIGRCFVLSQDLAIRDELDGGEWKFCEGRPQGHEQFGFCQQGTAATFSPDRHYLVFGAPGTYNWKGTARVELCVQGSSDPADLDDGPYEAGGEKEQDPSLIPVPANSYFGFSIDSGKGLLRAEELSFVAGAPRANHKGAVVILRKDSASRLIPEVVLSGERLTSGFGYSLAVADLNNDGWPDLIVGAPYFFERQEELGGAVYVYMNQGGHWADVPPLRICGSPDSMFGISLAVLGDLNQDGFPDIAVGAPFDGDGKVFIYHGSSLGVVVKPSQVLEGEAVSIKSFGYSLSGGLDVDGNDYPDLLVGSLADTAALFRARPVLHVSQEIFIAPRAIDLEQPNCADGRLVCVDVRICFSYTAEPRSYNPAVALDYILDGDTDRRLRGQVPRVTFLSRGPDDLKHQSSGTVLLKHQRDRVCGDSTFQLQENVKDKLRAIVVTLLYSLQTPRLRRQAPGQGLPPVAPILNAHQPSTQRTEIHFLKQGCGEDKICQSNLQLVQARFCSRTSDTEFQPLPMDVDGTRALFALSGQPFIGLELTVTNLPSDPAQPQADGDDAHEAQLLVTLPASLHYSGVRALDTVEKPLCLSNENASHVECELGNPMKRGAQVTFYLILSTSGITIETTELEVELLLATISEQELHPVSVRAHVFIELPLSISGVATPQQLFFSGEVKGESAMRSERDVGSKVKYEVTVSNQGQSLNTLGSAFLNIMWPHEIANGKWLLYPMRVELEGGQGPGKKGICSPRPNILRLDVDSRDRKRRELEQPEPQEPPEKLEPSTSWWPVSSAERKRNITLDCAQGTANCVVFSCPLYSFDRAAVLHVWGRLWNSTFLEEYMAVKSLEVIVRANITVKSSIKNLLLRDASTMIPVMVYLDPVAVIAEGIPWWVILLAVLAGLLVLALLVLLLWKLGFFKRAKHPEATVPQYHAVKILREDRQQFKEEKTGTIQRSNWGNSQWEGSDAHPILDADWHPDLGPDGTPVPVTA
- the Itga7 gene encoding integrin alpha-7 isoform X11 is translated as MGRIPSCDSLRPPGICYLLSFLFAGLLLPRAVAFNLDVMGALRKEGEPGSLFGFSVALHQQLQPQPQSWLLVGAPQALALPGQQANRTGGLFACPLSLEETDCYRVDIDQGANVYKESKENQWLGVSVRSQGPGGKIVTCAHRYESRQRVDQILETRDVIGRCFVLSQDLAIRDELDGGEWKFCEGRPQGHEQFGFCQQGTAATFSPDRHYLVFGAPGTYNWKGTARVELCVQGSSDPADLDDGPYEAGGEKEQDPSLIPVPANSYFGFSIDSGKGLLRAEELSFVAGAPRANHKGAVVILRKDSASRLIPEVVLSGERLTSGFGYSLAVADLNNDGWPDLIVGAPYFFERQEELGGAVYVYMNQGGHWADVPPLRICGSPDSMFGISLAVLGDLNQDGFPDIAVGAPFDGDGKVFIYHGSSLGVVVKPSQVLEGEAVSIKSFGYSLSGGLDVDGNDYPDLLVGSLADTAALFRARPVLHVSQEIFIAPRAIDLEQPNCADGRLVCVDVRICFSYTAEPRSYNPAVALDYILDGDTDRRLRGQVPRVTFLSRGPDDLKHQSSGTVLLKHQRDRVCGDSTFQLQENVKDKLRAIVVTLLYSLQTPRLRRQAPGQGLPPVAPILNAHQPSTQRTEIHFLKQGCGEDKICQSNLQLVQARFCSRTSDTEFQPLPMDVDGTRALFALSGQPFIGLELTVTNLPSDPAQPQADGDDAHEAQLLVTLPASLHYSGVRALDTVEKPLCLSNENASHVECELGNPMKRGAQVTFYLILSTSGITIETTELEVELLLATISEQELHPVSVRAHVFIELPLSISGVATPQQLFFSGEVKGESAMRSERDVGSKVKYEVTVSNQGQSLNTLGSAFLNIMWPHEIANGKWLLYPMRVELEGGQGPGKKGICSPRPNILRLDVDSRDRKRRELEQPEPQEPPEKLEPSTSWWPVSSAERKRNITLDCAQGTANCVVFSCPLYSFDRAAVLHVWGRLWNSTFLEEYMAVKSLEVIVRANITVKSSIKNLLLRDASTMIPVMVYLDPVAVIAEGIPWWVILLAVLAGLLVLALLVLLLWKCGFFRRNSPSSSFPTNYHRAHLAVQPSAMEVGGPGTVGWDSSSAQSTPRPLCPSTTQ